One genomic region from Streptomyces venezuelae encodes:
- a CDS encoding extracellular solute-binding protein, translating into MDEAVQRRRFLGLTAAAAALGLTATVTGCGVLGGESGDVTLRLVAADYDLTGGDTTKKYWADLVTAFEAKHPGVKVEVQIESWDDVDRKVAEMVKADEAPDVAQIGAYADYAAAGELYAADEVLSIPVQANFLAPLAAAGETKRTQYGLPFVASTRPLFYNKALFEEAGAEAPTTWDELAAAAEKLKAKGVRTPFALPLGPEEAQAEALMWLLSGGGGWTDASDHYAVDSEANVRTFDWLKKNLVGKGLTGPVAPGKLNRKAAFAAFASGEVGMLNGHPSLVKEAEKKGVEVGQVPLPGVDGKAKSSMGVADWIMGFKQNGHRKEIGDFLNFVFSDENVLKFAGDNDLLPVTVSASTIMETDPEHANLREFLKGLPDAQLPPVGKTSWATVSENVKQNIGKAVTPAGRPSEVLGTIGRAATTAENAE; encoded by the coding sequence GTGGATGAGGCCGTGCAGCGGCGACGATTCCTGGGACTGACTGCGGCTGCCGCCGCCCTCGGACTGACCGCCACGGTCACCGGATGCGGCGTCCTGGGAGGCGAGTCCGGCGACGTGACCCTCCGGCTGGTCGCCGCCGACTACGACCTGACCGGCGGGGACACGACCAAGAAGTACTGGGCCGACCTCGTCACCGCCTTCGAGGCGAAGCACCCCGGTGTGAAGGTCGAGGTGCAGATCGAGTCCTGGGACGACGTCGACCGCAAGGTCGCCGAGATGGTCAAGGCCGACGAGGCCCCCGACGTCGCCCAGATCGGCGCCTACGCCGACTATGCGGCCGCCGGCGAGCTCTACGCCGCCGACGAGGTCCTCTCCATCCCCGTCCAGGCCAACTTCCTCGCGCCGCTCGCCGCCGCCGGGGAGACCAAGCGCACCCAGTACGGGCTGCCCTTCGTGGCCTCCACCCGGCCGCTCTTCTACAACAAGGCCCTCTTCGAGGAGGCCGGCGCCGAGGCCCCCACCACCTGGGACGAGCTGGCCGCCGCCGCCGAGAAGCTCAAGGCCAAGGGCGTCCGCACCCCCTTCGCGCTGCCGCTCGGCCCCGAGGAGGCCCAGGCCGAGGCCCTGATGTGGCTCCTCAGCGGAGGCGGCGGCTGGACCGACGCCTCCGACCACTACGCCGTCGATTCCGAGGCGAACGTCCGCACCTTCGACTGGCTGAAGAAGAACCTCGTCGGCAAGGGCCTCACCGGGCCCGTCGCCCCCGGCAAGCTCAACCGCAAGGCCGCCTTCGCCGCCTTCGCGAGCGGCGAGGTCGGCATGCTCAACGGCCACCCCTCGCTGGTCAAGGAGGCCGAGAAGAAGGGCGTCGAGGTCGGTCAGGTGCCGCTGCCCGGCGTCGACGGCAAGGCCAAGAGCTCCATGGGCGTCGCCGACTGGATCATGGGTTTCAAGCAGAACGGTCACCGCAAGGAGATCGGCGACTTCCTGAACTTCGTCTTCAGCGACGAGAACGTCCTGAAGTTCGCCGGGGACAACGACCTGCTGCCGGTCACCGTCAGCGCCTCCACGATCATGGAGACCGACCCCGAGCACGCGAACCTCCGCGAGTTCCTCAAGGGCCTCCCGGACGCCCAGCTCCCGCCCGTAGGCAAGACCTCGTGGGCCACGGTCAGCGAGAACGTCAAGCAGAACATCGGCAAGGCCGTCACCCCCGCGGGCCGGCCCTCCGAGGTCCTGGGCACGATCGGACGGGCGGCGACGACGGCCGAGAACGCCGAGTAA
- a CDS encoding ROK family protein: MRHVIALDVGGTGMKAALVGADGTLLHEARRATGRERGPEAVVETILGFAEDLRALGQERYGEPAAAAGVAVPGIVDAENGIAVYAANLGWRDVPMRELLSERLDGIPVALGHDVRTGGLAEGRIGAGNGADRFLFVPLGTGIAGAIGIGDRIEAGAHGYAGEIGHIVVRPGGTDCGCGQRGCLERYASASAVSQAWAEASGDPKADAADCAKAVESGDATAVRVWQEAVDALADGLVTALTLLDPRTLIIGGGLAEAGETLFTPLRAAVEERVTFQKLPAIVPAALGDTAGCLGAGLLAWDLLADQHPTDSEVSA; the protein is encoded by the coding sequence GTGAGACACGTCATCGCCCTGGATGTGGGCGGCACCGGCATGAAGGCCGCCCTCGTCGGGGCGGACGGCACCCTGCTCCACGAGGCCCGCCGCGCCACCGGGCGCGAGCGCGGCCCCGAGGCGGTGGTCGAGACCATCCTCGGCTTCGCGGAGGACCTCCGCGCCCTCGGCCAGGAGCGGTACGGCGAGCCCGCCGCGGCCGCCGGAGTCGCCGTCCCCGGCATCGTCGACGCCGAGAACGGCATCGCCGTCTACGCCGCCAACCTCGGCTGGCGCGACGTTCCCATGCGCGAACTCCTCAGCGAGCGGCTCGACGGCATCCCCGTCGCCCTCGGCCACGACGTCCGCACCGGCGGCCTCGCCGAAGGCCGCATCGGCGCGGGCAACGGCGCCGACCGCTTCCTCTTCGTGCCCCTCGGCACCGGCATCGCCGGCGCCATCGGCATCGGCGACCGCATCGAGGCCGGCGCCCACGGCTACGCCGGCGAGATCGGCCACATCGTCGTCCGCCCCGGCGGCACCGACTGCGGCTGCGGCCAGCGCGGCTGCCTGGAACGGTACGCCTCCGCCTCCGCCGTCTCCCAGGCCTGGGCCGAGGCGAGCGGTGACCCGAAGGCCGACGCCGCCGACTGCGCCAAGGCCGTCGAGTCCGGCGACGCCACCGCCGTACGGGTCTGGCAGGAGGCCGTCGACGCCCTCGCCGACGGCCTCGTCACCGCGCTCACCCTGCTGGACCCCCGCACACTGATCATCGGTGGCGGTCTCGCCGAGGCCGGGGAAACCTTGTTCACACCACTTCGGGCCGCGGTGGAGGAGCGAGTCACGTTCCAGAAGCTGCCCGCCATCGTCCCGGCGGCCCTCGGGGACACCGCCGGATGCCTGGGCGCGGGCCTCCTCGCCTGGGACCTGCTCGCCGACCAGCACCCCACCGACTCGGAGGTTTCCGCCTGA
- the nagA gene encoding N-acetylglucosamine-6-phosphate deacetylase encodes MADHQVLAGAHVVLPTGAVENGRVIVDGDRIAGSAPENAPVVDLTGHWLVPGFVDMHNHGGGGASFTSGTVDDVLTGVHTHRLHGTTTVVASFVTGETAFLTQRAGLLSELAEQGEIAGLHFEGPFISPCRKGAHDETLLRDPDPAEVRKLIDAGRGQAKMVTLATELPGGIDSVRLLAEHGVIAAIGHTDATYEQTVAAIDAGATVATHLYNAMPALGHRAPGPIAALLEDERITVELINDGTHLHPAALELAFHRAGPERVAFITDAMDAAGFGDGHYMLGPLAVEVKDSVARLVEGGSIAGSTLTLDRAFKRAVTIDGLPVESVVQAISANPARLLGVYDRVGSLEPGKDADIVVLDAEFNLKGVMRKGQWIVDPTAATAV; translated from the coding sequence ATGGCCGATCACCAGGTTCTCGCCGGCGCACACGTCGTGCTGCCCACCGGAGCGGTCGAGAACGGACGAGTGATCGTCGACGGCGACCGCATCGCGGGCTCCGCACCCGAGAACGCCCCCGTCGTCGACCTCACCGGGCACTGGCTCGTCCCCGGCTTCGTCGACATGCACAACCACGGCGGCGGCGGCGCCTCCTTCACCTCCGGCACCGTCGACGACGTCCTCACCGGCGTCCACACCCACCGCCTGCACGGCACCACCACCGTCGTCGCCTCCTTCGTCACCGGCGAGACGGCCTTCCTCACCCAGCGGGCCGGCCTGCTCTCCGAGCTCGCCGAGCAGGGCGAGATCGCCGGCCTCCACTTCGAGGGCCCGTTCATCTCCCCCTGCCGCAAGGGCGCCCACGACGAGACGCTGCTCCGCGACCCCGACCCGGCCGAGGTTCGCAAGCTGATCGACGCCGGCCGTGGCCAGGCCAAGATGGTCACCCTCGCCACCGAGCTGCCCGGCGGCATCGACTCCGTACGCCTCCTCGCCGAGCACGGCGTGATCGCCGCGATCGGCCACACCGACGCGACGTACGAGCAGACCGTCGCCGCCATCGATGCGGGCGCCACCGTCGCCACGCACCTCTACAACGCGATGCCCGCCCTCGGCCACCGCGCGCCCGGCCCGATCGCCGCGCTCCTGGAGGACGAGCGGATCACCGTCGAGCTCATCAACGACGGCACGCACCTCCACCCCGCCGCCCTGGAGCTCGCCTTCCACCGCGCGGGCCCCGAGCGGGTCGCCTTCATCACCGACGCCATGGACGCGGCCGGCTTCGGCGACGGCCACTACATGCTCGGCCCGCTGGCGGTCGAGGTGAAGGACAGCGTCGCCCGCCTCGTCGAGGGCGGCTCCATCGCCGGCTCCACCCTCACCCTGGACCGCGCCTTCAAGCGCGCCGTCACCATCGACGGCCTCCCCGTCGAGTCGGTCGTCCAGGCCATCTCCGCCAACCCCGCCCGCCTCCTCGGCGTCTACGACCGGGTCGGCTCCCTGGAGCCCGGCAAGGACGCCGACATCGTCGTCCTCGACGCCGAGTTCAACCTCAAGGGCGTCATGCGCAAGGGCCAGTGGATCGTCGACCCGACGGCGGCCACGGCGGTCTGA
- a CDS encoding 1-phosphofructokinase family hexose kinase has protein sequence MILTVTLNTALDLTYRVPALTPHATHRVTQVIERPGGKGLNVARVLAALGHETVATGFAGGATGAMLRDLLATTPVRDELVTTAGPTRRTVAVVDTATGDTTQLNEPGPAITPAEWAGFRTRFTELLDGARAVALCGSLPPGIHVGAYAELIRLARAAAVPVLLDTSGEPLRRGIAARPDLVKPNADELAQLTGSREPHRATRDARRRGAHTVVSSLGPEGLLAATPEGLWRAAPPAAVKGNPTGAGDSAVAGLLSGLVDEAPWPERLTRAVALSAATVLSPVAGEYDPSAYEELLPRVKVTEEPA, from the coding sequence GTGATCCTGACGGTCACCCTCAACACGGCACTGGACCTGACCTACCGGGTCCCGGCCCTCACCCCGCACGCCACCCACCGCGTCACCCAGGTCATCGAACGCCCCGGCGGCAAGGGCCTCAACGTCGCCCGCGTGCTCGCCGCGCTCGGCCACGAGACCGTCGCCACCGGCTTCGCGGGCGGCGCCACCGGCGCCATGCTGCGGGACCTCCTGGCCACGACCCCGGTCCGCGACGAGCTCGTGACGACCGCGGGCCCCACCCGCCGTACGGTCGCCGTCGTCGACACCGCGACCGGCGACACCACCCAGCTCAACGAACCCGGGCCCGCCATCACCCCCGCCGAGTGGGCCGGTTTCCGCACCCGCTTCACCGAACTCCTCGACGGGGCCCGGGCGGTGGCCCTCTGCGGCAGCCTCCCGCCGGGCATCCACGTCGGCGCGTACGCGGAACTGATCCGCCTGGCCCGCGCCGCCGCCGTCCCGGTCCTCCTCGACACCAGCGGCGAACCCCTCCGCCGGGGCATCGCCGCCCGCCCCGACCTGGTCAAGCCGAACGCCGACGAGCTCGCCCAGCTCACCGGCTCCCGCGAACCCCACCGGGCCACCCGCGACGCACGCCGCCGGGGCGCCCACACGGTGGTCTCGTCCCTCGGCCCGGAGGGCCTGCTCGCCGCCACCCCGGAAGGCCTCTGGCGCGCGGCCCCGCCCGCGGCCGTCAAGGGAAACCCCACGGGCGCAGGCGACTCGGCCGTCGCGGGCCTGCTCTCGGGCCTGGTGGACGAAGCCCCCTGGCCCGAACGCCTCACCCGCGCGGTCGCCCTCTCGGCGGCCACGGTCCTCTCCCCGGTGGCCGGCGAGTACGACCCGTCGGCCTACGAGGAGCTGCTGCCCCGCGTGAAGGTGACGGAGGAGCCCGCCTGA
- a CDS encoding CBM35 domain-containing protein, with the protein MAAGNDGGNKPEDDDPFGYLYEDGQAAGARAPQGGGYGYPGPAPAQPGVPRTSYNQVRTVGERQYGQPQQQPYVPPQQQAPYGQPHAQYAAPETYGGPPTRQVPPQPPRGGGSGRGPNTRGLLIGAVAVVAVVVVGIAAAVISNSGDKDDKNSQANGSGTPSTAPSQVSEEPSTEPSTEPTPAELPKQDAATLKLGGTAGTEKTVKGAEGVEGTYVSGFNQVGASVTWKANMPTAGGYRLTVRYAIPAVDANATLTVNGKANSSPLGLKNFIKSSDPNLEKNWQTTWAPVTLQKGDNEIKISCETGNQCNVLLDWLEVTPGGPN; encoded by the coding sequence ATGGCTGCCGGTAACGACGGCGGGAACAAGCCCGAGGACGACGATCCGTTCGGCTACCTGTACGAGGACGGACAGGCAGCGGGCGCCCGGGCACCGCAGGGCGGTGGCTACGGCTACCCCGGGCCCGCCCCCGCTCAGCCCGGTGTGCCCCGGACCTCGTACAACCAGGTCAGGACGGTCGGCGAGCGCCAGTACGGCCAGCCGCAGCAGCAGCCCTACGTGCCGCCGCAGCAGCAGGCCCCCTACGGCCAGCCGCACGCGCAGTACGCCGCCCCCGAGACGTACGGCGGCCCGCCCACCCGGCAGGTCCCGCCGCAGCCCCCGCGCGGCGGCGGCTCCGGCCGCGGCCCCAACACCCGGGGCCTCCTGATCGGCGCGGTCGCGGTCGTCGCGGTCGTCGTGGTCGGCATCGCCGCCGCGGTGATCAGCAACTCGGGCGACAAGGACGACAAGAACAGCCAGGCCAACGGCAGCGGTACGCCCTCGACCGCGCCCTCCCAGGTCTCCGAAGAGCCGAGCACCGAGCCGAGCACGGAGCCGACCCCGGCCGAACTCCCCAAGCAGGACGCGGCGACGCTGAAGCTGGGTGGGACGGCCGGCACGGAGAAGACCGTCAAGGGCGCCGAGGGTGTCGAAGGCACCTATGTCTCGGGCTTCAACCAGGTCGGCGCCTCGGTGACCTGGAAGGCGAACATGCCGACGGCGGGCGGGTACCGCCTGACCGTGCGCTACGCCATTCCCGCGGTCGACGCCAACGCCACCCTGACGGTCAACGGCAAGGCGAACTCCTCGCCGCTCGGTCTGAAGAACTTCATCAAGTCCTCGGACCCGAACCTGGAGAAGAACTGGCAGACCACTTGGGCGCCGGTCACCCTCCAGAAGGGCGACAACGAGATCAAGATCTCGTGCGAGACGGGCAATCAGTGCAATGTGCTGCTCGACTGGCTGGAAGTCACGCCGGGCGGACCGAACTGA
- the cdgB gene encoding diguanylate cyclase CdgB: METESEPYVRLSTLRQLHQVVADLNTARSLADTLQTVADGVVAGLNYELACVNLVRPDGDLVVAAFAGSTAAEALITGRVGSRASWDRRLSMGSSWGDLRFIPHTEGWVLMDDDVPQWHTDGPAPRFEDEWHPHDRLYAPMYASGSGRELLGVISVDRPRNGRHPGPWGQEALQMYASQSAIAISNARLRSNMQRALVRLEREQQALRASEESFRQAFEYAPSGMAIAEMGGDQHGRLLRTNDALCRLLGRPASVMRRYSFADLVHPEDIGTLLRTSAEGGRAELRLGRRDGTYVWVSLRNSVVADTADGPRFLLTHVEDIEERKRHELQLAHRASHDALTGLPNSAELRSRLSARLCERPAQAAGTGIAAGYTGYESGGHDGGYDSARDGGYGPGAGYDPGHDSGYDSGRGPGHDSGYESPYEHEHGFGFEPANGAGPYDHHVHIVAPSTGEVDDGTKGLAVLFCDLDGFKSINDRFGHHTGDAVLIEVARRLTTGVRDGDTVARLGGDEFVVLADGLGAADAADLAVRLRNAIIPPIRVDGRAVRVGASFGIGWAECGMTVEEVLNSADQRMYIEKRSRAKVHRRAG; the protein is encoded by the coding sequence ATGGAGACCGAGTCGGAGCCGTACGTCCGTCTCTCGACCCTGCGGCAGCTGCATCAGGTCGTGGCGGACCTCAACACAGCACGCAGCCTGGCGGACACCCTGCAGACCGTCGCCGACGGTGTCGTCGCCGGCCTCAACTACGAGCTGGCCTGCGTCAACCTCGTACGCCCCGACGGTGACCTCGTCGTCGCCGCCTTCGCCGGAAGCACCGCCGCCGAGGCCCTGATCACCGGCCGCGTCGGCTCCCGGGCCTCCTGGGACCGCCGTCTCTCCATGGGCTCCAGCTGGGGCGACCTCCGCTTCATCCCGCACACCGAGGGCTGGGTGCTGATGGACGACGACGTCCCCCAGTGGCACACCGACGGCCCCGCGCCCCGCTTCGAGGACGAGTGGCACCCCCACGACCGCCTCTACGCCCCCATGTACGCCTCCGGCTCCGGGCGTGAACTCCTCGGCGTCATATCCGTCGACCGCCCGCGCAACGGCCGGCACCCCGGCCCCTGGGGCCAGGAGGCGCTCCAGATGTACGCCTCGCAGTCGGCCATCGCGATCAGCAACGCCCGCCTCCGCTCCAACATGCAGCGGGCCCTCGTCCGGCTGGAGCGCGAGCAGCAGGCCCTGCGCGCCAGCGAGGAGTCCTTCCGGCAGGCCTTCGAGTACGCCCCCTCCGGCATGGCCATCGCCGAGATGGGCGGCGACCAGCACGGCAGGCTGCTCCGCACCAACGACGCCCTGTGCCGGCTCCTCGGCCGGCCCGCCTCCGTCATGCGGCGCTACTCCTTCGCCGACCTCGTCCACCCCGAGGACATAGGCACCCTGCTCCGGACCTCCGCCGAGGGCGGCCGCGCCGAGCTGCGCCTCGGGCGGCGCGACGGCACCTACGTCTGGGTGTCCCTGCGCAACTCGGTCGTCGCCGACACCGCCGACGGCCCCCGCTTCCTCCTCACCCACGTCGAGGACATCGAGGAGCGCAAGCGCCACGAGCTCCAGCTCGCCCACCGCGCCTCGCACGACGCGCTCACCGGACTCCCCAACAGTGCCGAGCTGCGCTCCCGGCTCTCCGCCCGCCTCTGCGAGCGCCCCGCGCAGGCGGCGGGCACCGGCATCGCCGCCGGGTACACCGGCTACGAGAGCGGCGGGCACGACGGCGGCTACGACTCCGCGAGGGACGGCGGCTACGGCCCCGGCGCCGGCTACGACCCCGGTCACGACTCCGGCTACGACTCCGGTCGCGGCCCCGGCCACGACTCCGGCTACGAGTCGCCGTACGAGCACGAGCACGGCTTCGGTTTCGAGCCGGCGAACGGCGCCGGACCCTACGACCACCACGTCCACATCGTCGCCCCGTCCACCGGCGAGGTCGACGACGGCACGAAGGGGCTCGCCGTCCTCTTCTGCGACCTCGACGGCTTCAAGTCGATCAACGACCGCTTCGGGCACCACACCGGCGACGCCGTGCTCATCGAGGTCGCCCGCCGGCTGACCACCGGCGTCCGCGACGGGGACACCGTCGCCCGGCTCGGCGGTGACGAGTTCGTCGTCCTCGCCGACGGCCTCGGCGCGGCCGACGCCGCCGACCTGGCCGTACGCCTCCGGAACGCGATCATTCCGCCGATCCGGGTGGACGGCCGGGCGGTCCGTGTCGGGGCGAGTTTCGGCATCGGATGGGCCGAGTGCGGGATGACCGTCGAAGAGGTCCTGAACTCCGCCGACCAGCGGATGTACATCGAGAAGCGCTCCCGCGCCAAGGTCCACCGCCGGGCCGGCTGA
- a CDS encoding flavin reductase family protein, with protein MLQKTPAPPPVSDLAIPHAEGVSNDEFRAAMSRLAAGVVLVTAHDPDEGPRGEDVGMTATAFMSVSLDPPLVLVSLRNGSRMDDLLAEVPVWAVSILSEGQRQIAGRFAMKNRVSDRLLFADLPYTRGEESGAPLLGGALSVLECRTESRVVAGDHTLVVGRVLTVGLPSADGSGPLTYFQGKYRHLS; from the coding sequence GTGCTGCAGAAGACTCCCGCCCCGCCCCCCGTCTCCGATCTGGCCATCCCTCATGCTGAGGGGGTGAGCAACGACGAGTTCCGGGCGGCGATGTCCCGCCTCGCCGCGGGCGTGGTCCTGGTGACGGCGCACGACCCCGACGAGGGTCCGCGCGGCGAGGACGTCGGCATGACGGCCACCGCCTTCATGTCGGTCTCCCTCGATCCTCCCCTGGTCCTCGTCAGCCTCCGCAACGGCTCCCGCATGGACGACCTGCTCGCCGAGGTCCCGGTCTGGGCCGTGTCGATCCTCTCCGAGGGCCAGCGGCAGATCGCCGGGCGCTTCGCGATGAAGAACCGGGTCAGCGACCGGCTGCTCTTCGCCGACCTTCCGTACACGCGCGGCGAGGAGAGCGGCGCGCCGCTGCTCGGCGGGGCGCTCTCGGTCCTGGAGTGCCGGACGGAGAGCCGTGTCGTGGCCGGGGACCACACCCTCGTCGTCGGCCGGGTCCTGACGGTCGGCCTGCCCTCGGCGGACGGCTCCGGCCCGCTGACGTACTTCCAGGGGAAGTACCGGCACCTGAGCTGA
- the arfB gene encoding alternative ribosome rescue aminoacyl-tRNA hydrolase ArfB encodes MEGMSGPYPIRGSVSLPEAELQWRFSRSSGPGGQHVNTSDSQVELRFDLAATRALPEVWKARALERLASRLVDGVVTVRASEHRSQWRNRETAAVRLAALLAEATAPPPKPRRPTKIPRGINERRLREKKQRSETKRTRQSRGDWG; translated from the coding sequence ATGGAGGGCATGTCCGGTCCCTATCCCATCCGCGGCTCCGTCTCGCTCCCCGAGGCCGAGCTCCAGTGGCGTTTCTCGCGGTCGTCGGGGCCGGGCGGGCAGCACGTGAACACCAGCGACTCGCAGGTGGAGCTCCGCTTCGACCTCGCGGCCACCCGCGCGCTCCCCGAGGTGTGGAAGGCGCGCGCCCTGGAGCGCCTCGCCTCCCGCCTGGTCGACGGCGTCGTGACGGTCCGCGCCTCGGAGCACCGCTCCCAGTGGCGCAACCGCGAGACGGCAGCGGTGCGCCTCGCCGCCCTCCTCGCCGAGGCGACGGCCCCGCCGCCGAAGCCCCGCAGACCGACGAAGATCCCGCGCGGCATCAACGAACGCCGGCTGCGCGAGAAGAAGCAGCGCTCGGAGACCAAGAGGACCCGGCAGTCCCGGGGCGACTGGGGCTGA
- a CDS encoding TerD family protein: MAVSLSKGGNVSLTKEAPGLAAVTVGLGWDVRTTTGTDFDLDASAIGVDAAGKVASDAHFVFFNNKSTPDQTIVHTGDNRTGEGGGDDEQINVNLAGLPANVDKIVFPVSIYDAVSRSQNFGQVRNAYIRIVNQAGGAELARYDLSEDAAVETAMVFGELYRNGAEWKFRAVGQGYASGLEGIARDFGVNL; this comes from the coding sequence ATGGCTGTGAGCCTGTCCAAGGGCGGCAACGTCTCCCTGACCAAGGAGGCCCCGGGCCTCGCCGCCGTCACCGTGGGCCTCGGCTGGGACGTCCGCACCACCACCGGCACCGACTTCGACCTCGACGCGTCCGCGATCGGTGTGGACGCCGCCGGCAAGGTCGCGTCCGACGCCCACTTCGTCTTCTTCAACAACAAGTCGACGCCGGACCAGACCATCGTCCACACCGGTGACAACCGCACGGGCGAGGGCGGCGGCGACGACGAGCAGATCAACGTCAACCTCGCGGGTCTCCCGGCGAACGTCGACAAGATCGTCTTCCCGGTCTCGATCTACGACGCGGTCTCCCGCTCGCAGAACTTCGGCCAGGTGCGGAATGCCTACATCCGCATCGTCAACCAGGCCGGCGGCGCCGAGCTCGCCCGCTACGACCTCTCCGAGGACGCTGCCGTCGAGACCGCCATGGTCTTCGGCGAGCTCTACCGCAACGGCGCCGAGTGGAAGTTCCGCGCGGTCGGCCAGGGCTACGCCTCGGGCCTCGAGGGCATCGCCCGCGACTTCGGCGTCAACCTCTAA
- a CDS encoding GNAT family N-acetyltransferase: protein MIVEALTPGALEDGAALPGPLLTELTALYASNEEFQQLSGDFPDPSDIRTEQVAAALADELAQPTAEVLLARSEGRLVAVAVTLGRHPDPAEPDPWLGLLMVHAAERRAGHGRRLASYVEDRFRAEGRTGLRLAVLENNPKALAFWTSLGYEETARRPDLAHGRPCVVLRKSLAA from the coding sequence GTGATCGTCGAAGCCCTCACCCCCGGGGCCCTGGAGGACGGCGCCGCCCTCCCCGGCCCGCTGCTCACCGAGCTCACCGCGCTCTACGCGTCGAACGAGGAGTTCCAGCAGCTCAGCGGCGACTTCCCGGACCCCTCCGACATCCGCACCGAGCAGGTCGCGGCGGCCCTCGCCGACGAGCTCGCGCAGCCCACCGCCGAGGTCCTCCTCGCCCGCTCCGAAGGCCGGCTCGTCGCCGTCGCCGTGACCCTCGGCCGCCACCCCGACCCGGCCGAACCGGACCCGTGGCTCGGCCTGCTCATGGTCCACGCGGCCGAGCGGCGCGCGGGCCACGGACGCCGGCTCGCCTCATACGTCGAGGACCGCTTCCGCGCCGAGGGCCGCACGGGCCTGCGGCTCGCCGTCCTGGAGAACAACCCGAAGGCGCTCGCCTTCTGGACCTCCCTCGGCTACGAGGAGACCGCCCGCCGCCCCGACCTCGCACACGGCCGCCCGTGCGTCGTCCTGCGCAAGAGCCTGGCCGCCTAG